The nucleotide sequence ggcaaacaaagtacattgtttgtatcataacctcatttgcatatttacatatctaattagcttaattataaaaaaaattaaaaaaattaaaacctcatttcaatacctatctgtcaatactagggtccctattgacaaaaatgaaaagattttaagtaattacaatgtgtaaatattttcccccAGGGGTCAATGATATGGGTGGGACATGGTACACAAGGAGATAATTATTGAAACAGATTTTGAAATGAGAATATCGTTATATTAGCTTGATCGCTCATGATCCATTGCTTAAGATTGCAGCAAGCAAAGACAACCTTCAATAGCTTTATAAATGTTAATCGATgtttatgtaaatattattttcgatTATAAAGTCTTATCGCTTGAACACTTTTACATATCAGAGTTAACcatattaaaatgaataaaaagttGGCTAAGAATGTTCTTCCTTTCTATTTCAAATAACTAAATTGACATTCTAATTAAATGTCACGTGAAAGATTTTTTGTATAATTAACATCAAAGCGTTGTTTAAATTAATAGATAATTCTTCTTTATACTGCTGAATATTTTGTTGTTCCATGTGATATTGACTTATTGTCTAGACAAGTGTACTTCGAACCTTCCTTATTCTTATGAAACTTATGATGTGGTATAGATTTTCATGGTAGGAATATGCGGCAAACACGACATGAAATAAACCGTATCGTAATAAACAAATATGTGAAACAAACTTGCATATGTCGCGTTTAGCGAGTTATACTATATTGAACAACTTGAGCTATGTAATACGACATAAACAATAAACACACAATATGAAAGTGAAGTAGCCCTCAAGTTTTGCTATGGGAAATACCTCATGTTTGTACATAGGTTGAGGGCCTATGGAAACCTTTCTATTATCGCCTAGGCTTGGCTAGGCTAGGTAAAGTGCTTAATTCATTTTAAAAGAGTTAGGGTGGAAAATGCAGCCGGTTACTATGAGATTGGTAGATAACAGTACAAAATCTAACTATGGTATTAGGTGTTAGATTttacattaaaaatatataagcCAATACCTTTTGGATTAACAGAAGAGTAAAAATTATGTTTGAATATTTCATGTTGAACACTGATCGTCACAGTGACAATTGCACGCACTGGAAACATTGCCGCCATattgaaaaacatgttttgcatGTTTAATTTCGATACAAGCTTTAGTTTACAATAATTCGTGTTTAACCTATTCaccctgcattaaaaaaaaaaaggggggaaatcCCTGCCattagttttgttttgaaataaaacaattagaaagagAAACTGCTTATCATAAGCTATAATGATCGACAACTTATTGTGTGTGACAACGAAGCTTTGTCACGGCAATACATCTCTCTTAGAACAGTATTGATGACTCTAGGCAACAAAATTACTGTTAATAAATCgtgatgaaaatttgaaatgctaTACTGATGTTATTGTACCATTCTGAATTTAAGACATTAGTTACAGGAAACCTGATATTCTGCATTGATGCTACATAAGGCCCGACTGCTGAGTTAGAATTGtccaaacaaataaataatatacacACTTCGTGGAAAATGAAAATGCGTGAATAATGGCGTCAATTTGAAAGGTCAGCAAAGGCTTTGACGTGCTTTTCactttgttttcttctgttgaCACCCATGTAGAGTCTAGCGGTGCAACCACCATGTTTAAGTTACGGGATGTTAACATACTAATACCTGGCAGGGTCTAAGAAGCATGGGTTTCCATCTCTTTGaaacattaaattaataaattgagGGTTCTAAGATGCAATGTGctttattttgcaacttttaaaacaatttgTAACCATGCAGAGCAATATAAAAGGTACAcgttttgaaacaatgttgaagaaagCTTTGAAGGGAATAATCCAATTTTCATTCTCGATTTATATTCAAACGTGATAACGATAGAACGaacttatatttgttcttactTATCCATAGTTTTTCGATCCTATTTTCGATTTTTAGTATCACGTCCGTCTATTGTTTTAAGCTATGAACATCTCAGAATCTTtcacaaaagcaaacaaaaggAAATTGTGATAGTCCTTCACTCTTTCCAACGTTTTTTGCTTTGATAGCTTTGTTCTCATTTCAATTGTATCGGAAGTAAGGTTTTTACGATATCACTTCCTTGTTCTAGTACAGAAATGATATTTACAAGCTAGAGACTTCATTTTCCCTGGTCTCTGTCATCACGCATTCAAATTAAATATCAGGATTGTTTCCAGAGTGGTTTAAAGGTCGTTTCCTTCTTCTTGAGTATCCACAGCTAATTCCTCTTTTGTTGCCAGTTCATCTTCCAGCCTTGCTGTATCAATATCTTTCACCTCATCGCCATCTGTTGCTACATTCAGATCATCGGTATTGACCTCGTTGATGTCATCTTCATCCGTGTAAAAGTCCTCATTCGACCTTCCTTTGTCTTCATTTGCTCCATCGGCCAACATGGTACCATCGACTATTTCTTCACGCATTAAAGGCTGGTCAAATCTAGGAAACTCTTCCATATCAAAGATAAAGTTTACCAACATCTTGAACCCATTCACTCCCTTGACAGTGTCATCTGCTACATCGATGCCGTTCGCCACTTTACGAACTTTCTCGATAGAGCCTTCATCTTTTACTAATTGATAACATTGAATGAGCAACTCAAGGAAGCGAGACCTTTGGTTTACTGTACTATGCTCAACGATATCATTATCAGACATAGCCGGTTCTTGATGCAAGCCTAGATATTGAATTATATCAGACCAaaattttattacatcattTTCATTATAAAGCATGGCATCCCTGTTAACTGGAAGATCTCTCGAAAATTGACGAATCGAAATAAGATATCTCTTTACGTCTTCTGCATTTGTCAGCTTCTTTTGTAGCTTAGTTGTTATCCTTTTAACAGAAATGAATGGTGTTAATAACTTGATACCATTCTCTATAGAAGACTTAAGCACGTTGGTGCTATTCAACAACAGGGATATTGGTTCAGACTCGCCTTTACTAAACCACTTAGAGTATAAATCTTCCGCAACGAGAAACTGTAatcaaaacagaaacaaaagcaGACGTTATTACTTCAATAGATGTTGCTGCAAACTAACGATGACTGTAGTCTGTAATACTATggtgaatagaaaaaaaatcactggctaAAATAGTTAATGTCGTGTTACCAATGTTCATTTTGATACAAAAATATTACTGTTCAACTAACACCTTCAGCAGTACGAATGTAATGAAATTGGGGTATAGTGCTTAGAACCTTGATGATTGAAGGAAAAAGTAGAAGAAATGATATTTActacaaaatgttattaaatgtttaCAATGGCATGTTTTTTGAGAAATGATTATAAAGTTTACCTCCAATTTATTCCTCATTATAAATAGTTCTTAACGAATACGTTCCAACATGACATCATCAAATTTCAGTTCTGAAGTAGAAATTTTACAAAAAGTGtgtgaaatagaaaaacaatGTGCTGCAGCAACCCCTGTTGATAGGACACAGGAAAGGCGTTGATAAGAGACACATCAGCAGCTTGTTTTTTAAGTTACTAGCATATGTCATGTCCAAATCATCTTATTCATTTTCTGAATGCATGCTAATAACAATTTCAAGAACATTAGTTTTATATCCTATTTGGTGGCAGCGCTTTccaactggatacttcatgagctgacctaggtcaatgagggaaggTCGTAACCTACCCTTAACTTCATGTCCTCTATAATGGCACGCAATGCAGGATCCTGAATATCTCCTGCAACGTTACCATCTAACACATTTTGCAGACATTGTTGTGGTTGCAAATTCTCCGTTGAATCGTCTTCGACTTCTTTCGTATTGGTATCTTCCATATCATCTTCCGTGTATTTGACTTGTTCTGAAGTATCAATGTCAAGGATCTCCCCTTCATATGTGCCCATAACACGATGTTCCTGGAATATTTCATCTTCTAAATCAGCGGGGTCATCAAGCATTTGTACTTCAGTGGCCCAATTTGGAAATTCTGTGGTTGAAAATAATCGCAAGACTTAGTCAAAACCGGTTCTGTCAAGAACCCTCAATATGATTAACAAAAATCACATGTCGCCCCGCTTGTTTCTTTTTAGATATTTCATACCATACAAGGCCGCCTTAGTTTTTCTCAAGTAAAACATTCGGGCAGTGACTGTATCAACAGTCATTAGTTTTTATGATGAAGAGACAGCCGTTTCATAGCATGGATTATTAAGTGAAAGCAAAGATCATTAGTAGAAACAAGTATCATTGTTACAAGCAAGGATAACTAGTGAAACCAAGGATCCTTAGTTATAACATGGATCATTAGTAAACACAAGGATCACAAGTTAAAACAATGATTATTAGTAAGGATTAAGTATTATTAGTAAAAACAAGGATGGAAATGTGTGCATAAGTGCAACCTGTTTGTTGAGTCATTAGTTGATTATCAGGTAAAGCATATTGAGTCTGGGCTGTTTATAAGTTTCACTTCCGATTCTTTCTGCAGGCTGTGGATGAACATGAAAGAAGAtaatgttttcttaaaatatatatattaattttattattattaccccgTTATTTATATAGTGCATAATCCGAAAGTTCTATTCGCTtatacttaaccctggtcatcgGTAACTtttcacacctacacaccaaagtgtgcgcagttcaaacaatctctcctggggcaccacagtgcaccaaagccacgtgtcccctaggggacttcccatagggtgcagccacaaaccggcgcacgcaactatatttacaaatcacctcgcaagtccccatttatacacctgggtgaagagaggcaatggagataaagtgccttgcccaacgACACAACACAATAATCTGACAAGGGCTAGAACTtttaatccttagatcacaagtctactgccttaaccacttgatcACAACGCCCTCAATGTGCAAGATTGCTAGCAAAATAGTAATTCGATTTCAAACTTTACACTTAAGTATTCAATAAGGCATAGCAATATGAATTGTCTGCATCATATAACGTAGGTAACAGTCCCATAAAGATGTACATATTCAACGTTTGCAAAATGATACCACGCCCATGAGTTTCATTTTCACTTTGCCTTGTGAGCCTACGATCAAAAGCTTTCACTGCATTTTCAACTGTTATGTATTAGCGCCCAtgagtttcattttcattttgcctTGTGAGCCTACGATCAATAGCTTACACTGCATTTTCAACTGTTATGTATTAGCGTAAAAGGAAATTGATATATGAGCAGTGTTTATATAGGACGAAATGAAATTGAATTAGTTTATATAAGGGGTTTCCCTTAATCCATAGAAAAGGAGAAACATCTCAGCTTGATGTAACGTGGTTTTAAATGATCATTTCGGAATTCTGTATGGTGCAAACCTTCGGTTGGAATTTCTCTTCCCTCTGACCAATGAACTACATATGATTACAGTAACTAATAACTACTATATGGACTTCATTGATTTCTTATCGGGTTAACAAAGATATCTCTTTAACAGGTACGTATGTTTCTGTTAATAATCAAAAAGTACCGATAAGTCAGACAATAAATTGCAACTTCTCAATGTGAAAATCAAAATTTGTTCCCACTAAACAGGGAAAAAAAGTATATCAATTGAATGCATTTCAATCGTCCCAGGAATAATACAAGTATGAATAAACTGCAAATCGTCAAATGGTATGTAACAGACTATAAAACATATTTCTCCTTGATGTATTTCTAATTTCCTATATAACTTTAAGGTTTCCTAAGAATGGACCCTTTAATCAGAAGCTTTTCACAATTGAAGAAGCTACGACACTTAGTCTAACACATGAACTATAGCGGCAGTCCTTCACATGTAACATAAAACTCAATAGGAAAAGAGAACACTGTTGTAGCCTTACATAAGATGTTTGCAGAATATTACAAGTATATGCGAAGAACATTGGGTGTTGGATTGTGTCAATTGTGCTCTGTAATTAATCACT is from Apostichopus japonicus isolate 1M-3 chromosome 16, ASM3797524v1, whole genome shotgun sequence and encodes:
- the LOC139983503 gene encoding uncharacterized protein is translated as MRNKLEFLVAEDLYSKWFSKGESEPISLLLNSTNVLKSSIENGIKLLTPFISVKRITTKLQKKLTNAEDVKRYLISIRQFSRDLPVNRDAMLYNENDVIKFWSDIIQYLGLHQEPAMSDNDIVEHSTVNQRSRFLELLIQCYQLVKDEGSIEKVRKVANGIDVADDTVKGVNGFKMLVNFIFDMEEFPRFDQPLMREEIVDGTMLADGANEDKGRSNEDFYTDEDDINEVNTDDLNVATDGDEVKDIDTARLEDELATKEELAVDTQEEGNDL